The window ATTAGGAAACATAagatagactaggatttgtcctgccttgccttgtactccaagatgatcatgtactcctatatatatgcccacgaggctcaagcaatacaacgacATATTCCACCAATCCCTCTTTCTCCCTTCTAACACTATGTATAGGCCCTCATAAAGTACTAAGCAGGCACCAGCAAGGGCTATAATATACTAGTGGAAGCATGTTCTGTTACTTCTGCATGCTGGATTGGATGGAGTGTTAAGCAATGGAAACCTATTTTATCTAATTATTCTATTTTGATCCATTATTTTAAGACATCTGTCCTCTCTAGTCTTTTTGATAAGCAATGCAAGATTGTTCTTAATCAAGTTCTACTCTTTTTGTTATCTGTATGACCATATGGTCCATAACCCCGCTTATTATACCTACTGCTCTGCTTTCAGTTCTCGAAGTTGGTGATGGTGTTTTTGAGGTGCTGTCTACATCTGGTGATACTCACCTTGGTGGTGATGACTTTGACAAGGTATTCTTCATATGCCCATCTGTCTCGTGTGTGATTTCAAACTTATTTAGTCTGCTTCATCTTGTTTGCTGTTTGTTTGGTTAGAACGTACCTCAATTTTGCATATGTACTCTGTGTTTGTAGTCTTGCCTGCATAATAGGAATGCAAAAGGGATGTACACTTCACTGTTTATTGAGTTTCTTACTTGACAAAAAAAAGTTATAATTGCTTGCAATTCTCTGGTTCTAGTCTTCTACAGGCAGGAGAGCAATGTGTGAGCAGCATAATAGGCTCTAAGTATCTTACGCTTCTCATTGGATCCCTGGTTACAGATAACATCTATGCTCGTTACCAGTGAGGTCGTGTGTCTTTCAGTTATTAGAATCTGCATTAGGCAGTATGTATGTGCATTTTGACAGCCAAAGAGATGAAATAACATCCTTATCTCACACTTACTGATAACCTTCGCCCTTGTTCGCATGAGTCTTCAGCACCTTTTTTATGATTCTGCATGATTTATATGTTCTCACAAATAATTCTGTTACCAGAGAATTGTTGATTGGCTGGCTGGGAGCTTCAAGAATGATGAGGGTATTGACCTGCTAAAAGACAAGCAAGCTCTCCAGCGTCTTACAGAAGCAGCTGAGAAGGCCAAGATGGAATTGTCATCGTTGACCCAAACAAATATCAGGTTGGTTGGCTCAGCCTCCCATTTTGGTGTCAAACATTGTGCTTTTTGTAATTCAGTTTCTAAACCTGTTATTGGTTTTTTCAGTTTACCTTTCATTACAGCTACTGCTGATGGGCCCAAGCATATTGAGACAACACTTACCAGGGGTAAATTTGAGGAGCTATGCTCAGATCTTCTTGACAGGTACAGTATCACGCCTCATGTTAATATTTGGATGAAAGCATACATGTCTGCATGGTTGTCTTCACATGCTTTTAACAACTGCTTTTTTGAATATCTGGCGAGTGTTATGGCTGTATTTAGTTTAGCCAATTGTTGCTAGTATTTTTATTTTTAAGTGTCTTTCAGGCTGAGGACACCTGTCGACAATTCTCTTAGAGATGCGAAGTTGTCACTTAAAGAAATAGACGAGGTGATTCTTGTGGGTGGTTCCACAAGAATTCCAGCTGTTCAGGATCTTGTGAAGAAAATGACGGGAAAGGATCCCAATGTGACAGTCAATCCCGATGAGGTTGTTGCTCTTGGAGCAGCAGTGCAGGTGAGTTCATGAAAATCATTTCTTCATAGTCACCAAAGTTAGGAACCTGATGTTCCTATCCTATACCTCTTTATTAAAATGTAAGCAGATAATAATCTGTCTTGCAAAATTTGGGCCGAACATATGGCCCCAGACACAGCTCTCAAAGTGAAATTGCCAAAAGAATATGGTAAACTgtttgtttggcctactagatagTGTTGTTGCTATGTTGTGGCTTTTGGCTATGGCATCAGCGCTGGCTGATTATCTCTCATATGTTTCTAGAATGGTAACATGCTAGATTGAACTGTCTGGTGTATCTCACATGCAAAATGTCAACAGGCAGGAGTATTGTCGGGTGATGTGAGCGATATTGTGCTTCTTGATGTTACGCCACTGTCTCTTGGTTTGGAGACACTGGGTGGGGTGATGACCAAGATTATCCCAAGGAATACAACCCTCCCTACCTCCAAGTCAGAGGTCTTTTCAACGGCTGCTGATGGACAGACTAGTGTGGAGATTAATGTTCTCCAAGGAGAAAGAGAGTTTGTTAGGGACAATAAATCCCTTGGTAGCTTCAGGCTTGATGGAATTCCTCCTGCTCCGCGTGGTGTTCCCCAAATTGAAGTCAAGTTTGATATTGATGCCAATGGCATTCTGTCTGTTGCTGCGGTGGATAAGGGCACTGGGAAGAAGCAGGACATTACGATCACTGGAGCCAGCACACTGCCAAAGGATGAGGTACTCAATATAACGGAAACTTTTCAATTTGCATAGTGTAAAACTTTGCTGATCCTTTGGACTAACATGAATGAAAAACTATTCAGGTAGAGAAGATGGTGGAAGAAGCTGAAAAATTCGCGGCGGAGGACAAGGAGAAGAGGGACGCAATTGACACCAAGAACCAGGCAGAGTCTGTGATCTACCAGACTGAGAAACAACTGAAGGAGCTCGGAGACAAGGTCCCAGGCGATGTCAAGGAGAAGGTGGAGGGGAAGCTCAAGGAACTCCAGGACGCCGTTGCTGGTGGATCGACACAGACGATAAAGGATGCACTAGCTGCGTTGAACCAAGAAGTGATGCAGCTTGGTCAGTCCCTCTACCAGCAGCAGGGGTCGGGCCCTACCCCTGGAGCTGACGGCGCTGCTGACTCTACAGGCCCATCTGAGAAGACAGGCGATGGTGGTGACGTCATAGACGCTGATTTTACCGACAGCAATTGAATAGAACAGTAGGCTAGGGCATGATGCAACAAGTGAGTATGAATTTGTTCCACAGGATTGCCTAGTAGTATACGGGGTGAGCGCTTTCTTTGGATTGAGACCTTGTTTCCTGTCAGGGTGTTGGCCGAgtttttgatgttggaggtttgGAGAGTTCAGTTATCAGTTTGGATGCATAGATTGGCTTTTGCTTGTTGGGAATCCGACCCCTTGGCCTTGTACGGTTATGTATTGGATTTACTAACTCTCTAGAGAACTGGGTCATTTCCTGTTTGGAGCATGTGCCAAAAACTGGATTGTTATTTTGGGGAGCATTCTACTCCTTTCGTTtataaatataagcccttttagagatttcactatggactacatatatgtatgtagacatattttgagAATTGATGTGTTGTCAGAGCTAGGTCATGCTATCACATACCGAGCGCAGAAATACTTTGTGTTCAAGGATAACCACTTTGTGGCTAAGGATATCCGTGCGGGATTTTTTTTGAGAATTGATACTGTTACCATTGTTTCAAGACTATTAGCTCGGAACCTCTGCTAGTTTTGACTCCGTCAATAAGTGTCACACACTTCGTTCGAAGCGTCTCGGTGGAACCCCAATCCCCTTTCACGGTTGGCATTGGTGATTTCAGCGAGCTTCGGTCTCTGTGCAATCCACTCGGGTTGGTGAACTATGCTACCGTGCGTATGAGCCTTTGGGACGCAATGTACTCCGTCATCGGTGACTCTTGGACGTCGCCTTTCTCAGGTCTGACTGGTTTTTGCTGTCCACTTGGCGGTTTGGGTGGACGGTACGTCGATCTAATTTGGTCCAATGTTTTGTCGTCCTTCCGGAGTATCCTACTTTGGATGTGACGCGGCATTTTGTGCTCTGCGTTCTATGAGATTGGGCTAGGCGTGTTTAGTTTGTCGTGTGTTGGAGGGATGAGCACCCCTTAATTCTTCTGCTCCAACTCACACTTAGTGTGGTGCCTTCTTCTTTTTATGTTTGTCCTCTCATGTCTATCAATGAAAAGATACATTGCGTGTTCGGAAGAAAAAAAGGAGTTGCTCACAGATGAAGACGTTTTCCTGTGTTTCACTTGTAATTGATGCATACACGAAGCTTTTGGATGTCCATCGTAGAGAAAGAAACGAAGTAGTACATCTCAAATTTGCTGACGGGCGCGGCAAAGCGCGCCTCCGTCAAGCTAGTGCCTATTATGCCGCCCTACATACGGCTCCATCTCATCTTGTGGATGCGTACGTGGTGTCTTTGGACTCGTCGGCAGCGTCTAAGGTGTCAACCGCGGCAACCTTGGCCGGACCAAACCAACCTAGTCCAGTCACAACCGGAACAAGTGGCTTTCTCGGCACAGCCGCGCGGATCCCGCAGCCACCGTCGCCGTCCCGAGCACCCTTTGCCGCCTTATCGCCTTGCTCCTTGTTGTGCCGCGGCTGGTCTTTGGAATCGCTGAGCACAAGGTCCCTGGGAGGCAGGAAGCACTCCGTGGACAGCCCCGCAATGTTGAACTCCACCTCCTCGATGCTCCACGTCTCCTCCATGCACGTGCACGGTCTCTTCCTGCGCGCGTCGACGTCGGCGTCGGCCTCGTCTACTGCTCCGGCGGCCCTCGTGAACGGGGACACCGAGACGACGGTGCGGCCGGCGTGCGCGATGTTGATgccgtcgacggggcggtagtcGCCGATGGTGGACGCCATGGTGGTCTCCCAGTACATGCTCGCGGAAGCTGCGTCGGCCGGCCTGGGGATGCGCAGCAGGTGGCTGTCCTCGAGACGGACGAGCAGCCCCGTCCTCTGGCTGAAGTATCCCCATAGCGCGTGCCGGATCACCTCCACGTCGGCGCCACTGCGGGCGTGCAGAGCGGAGGGTTCCGCGTCGACGCGGAGCACGAAGCAGTCCACGCCGTCGACTGCTTCCTCGCCGACAGACGCGGCGCTGGAGAAGAGATCCGCCGTGGATTTGGGGTCCAAACCCTGAACGCATCTGCGGATCGGTCGCGGCAGTCCCCGGGAGGCGTGGGCCTGCTGCTGCCACGGCGTCTGGCGCCACGCAACCTTGCCGTCGCTGCCGGCGCTCATCTTGGTGCCACTGGCCACGACCATCTCCACGCACCAGAGCTCCGGCTTCTTCTGCCACACCACAAATCCCCCGTGCACCTCGCCCATTCCCTTCTTTGTTGCCTTGCTGCTCTTGGATGTAGTGCTGCTCATCCGCACCTTCCCCATGGCGAACATGCTAGTCGCCGCGctcagcgccgcctcgccgccggccgccgccacgTACTGCTCCACTATATACCTCGCCTTGGATAGCTCCTGAAAATACAAGGACCGTTCATTAGCCGTGAAAATCACAAATATCGATATCCCGCATTCCCGCTGGCTGAATGATGATCCAGTGGATCGATCGGTGGTAAAATGAAATCCAAGCACGTACGGTACGGGACTTACCAGGGGCTCCTTGCTGTCACGTCCGCCCATGGGCCTCCTGGGCTGCACGGGCTGAGGCACCAGCGGCGCGCCCATCACGCCGAGCATGGCCTGCACGCCGTCACGGCGATGCATATGCTGGTGATCGATGTGCATGTGCGACCGCATCCACGCCTTGAGGTTGACCGTGCGGCGCCGGCGGGCCGGCACCTCCTGGTGGAGCTCGGGGACCGGCACCTCCAGCACGGTGTCGAGGCCGTCCTCCCGGTCTAGGTTGGGGCACACCTTCCTCATGGTCAATGCTCTTCGCCTCGATACCTAGCGCTCGACGTTGAACCGTACGTTTCGGCcgagaagaaggtggtggtgaggTGAGTGCGCTCAGTTTCAGTCCCGTCCAATATATGGATGGATCGTGGATATGTGGCTGCACGTTCTGCGCTACCTTCGCttcaccccaccccacccccatcATGTTCTTCATGCTATTATACTCGTAACAAATATACGGCGAATCCCATTGTTTATACTTATATTATACGGGATCGAATATTTGTCTTGTTCTGGCGATGAACGGCGCGGTGAATGATTTTGATTCGCGTCGTCTCTCTCTACCTACCTGCGGCAGATTGTAGGGCACTTTGAGGGACATCTGATGATTTGACAGGTCCATGGGTTGGATGGATGCCCTCCAAGGCGTCAATGGATCCGCGAATTGGCATACGTGTACACCGACATCATTAGATTCCCCAAATTAGTTGTGCGGCAACCATTTCTAAAATTGATACTAATTGTGATCTTCGCTAGCTAGCTTCCCGGAAAAGAAATGATAAAGTGATCTTGCGCAATCTCCGGAGGACAAAATGTGTGCTGTAATGTAATCTGCTCCGGTGATCCTCTCTGATTCTAATTTTTCTGTGGCCAATTCAATCATCTGTCGCCATTCGTGCAAAAGTTGTGTGCCGTGTCCTGAGagcaaagtaaaaaagaaaaGCCTAATGGGGATATGTTGAAAGTCGGTCCCAAGAAGCGGTCTTCCTACCTAATATTGTTGCTGGCATTAGGGCATCTCTAACCCACCCTTTACTACCTCCTTTCCGATTTATaaggcttaattcaaaaatctcaccaataaggtagatggtgagtggtgaaacaatttttgtagtttgcaaaactactcaattaatGCGCTTGCTTTCTTCAAAAaattgtgtttaccaatgcattaattacaatgcatgcatgcataaagtacatgcactgataaattttctcttaatacttgcatgcaatgatttattACACCTtaaaatctgaacatgtgatggggaataaccaaattgagacttataaaatgggaaaactaaaaaaatttgagataagccctataaaccggaaaggcgGGAGTATAATTTAGTGGAGTATATTTTCTCTTCTAAAAAAATATTGTTTCTAATCAATCCCCTAAACTTAACGGAATAAAAATATTATTTTGCTAATTTTTTTGGAAATCCAGTTTAGCTCTCAAGAGCACATGCTCCTCTGTGCCAGAAATGCTTTTTTTCAAATGTCAAACACCACACTTTTTTTTGCAGGGAAACTCCACTCTTTTCTAGTGGAAAAAACATTAAATTTTGAACCCTAATAAGTGCCACATGTGCGGCACGAAGCAATTCCGCCATGACTTTTTTGATGGCAAGTTTAGTTATTCGAgaatggcaactgtagttgtgaAGCATGGCAATTTTTTGTTTGGACAACAACTTTCAgcttttttttttggtttttcttcgGATGACAATTTTACTTATAAAAAGAGTCAATTACACTGGTGGTGCTACAACTTGGTGTAAACAGTCACTTTGGAGCTAGAAGTTGCGGTGTACATCAAAGTGGTGCAAAAAATTGGTATTAACATGCAAATACAATGCTTATCTCGTTTGTATACGGAGTCGGTGCTGACTAAGCGTGTGGGGCCCGCTGTCACCCACTGGACCAGAGAAAAGAGGCATGTGGCCTTATTTTTTGTAAAACACCCTTGAGATATATATTTTCACAAAAAAGCCCATGTTGACGGGAGAGGTGGCATTTTTTACCTCTATGACCAGTGGGTCCTGCCTATTAGAAGAGACTTAAAATTCAACTAACATAAAAGTAAAAGTGCTTCGTATCAAACCCAAGACCAGCACCTTAATACCAATCCAGCTAACCAACTAGCAATTACGTTCACATGTTCAACATGGATAACAacgctaattttttttaaataatacattttttattAAATTACACAAATATTACGCCgaaaaaataattttcaaaaataatacaccgtcggcccgctgcaggccgactggacctaatcggcccacagcaggccgatcggCTTGCTGCTGGCCGACTGCTGGCCCGCCTGGCACGCGTCGGCCTCTGATTGGGCTGGCCACGTCgcgagggggagggagggagctGTCGGCGCGGGCGTGCCCCTGTCGGCCTACCGCGGGCCGATCGGCCAGCTGCTGGCTGACAGGGTGCTGCCCACCTCGCGCGCGGCTGGCCGGCTGGTCcctgcgtccttatcctccccttcctcccatttcttctgttcttcttcttctcttacCTTCTCCTCTCTCTACAAAAAAATGCCACCAATTTATACACCTAAATGAGCAAGTTTTTCGCCATTTTGGCACCGTGAATGGATTCAACTCAGTTAGGACAGCCAAAAGAGGTCTCGATCTACTGATgggtagctcgtggtggtcgtggtgagcattttggtggaggtggtggtggtgaagttggggcagtgtggtggtggtgaagttggggcagtgtggtggaggtgaagctgtcgttcgtcgttcttcgttggaggcggagcaccggcagtttggtggccgccgttcgtcgttcttcgttcgcacgcacgcttcaagggtatatttcagcaaacattttatttttcgtaggtgctccggtagtatttgttaatatgtttcgatgtgaaataaattaggtgtgcgattattgttatttgccccggtagtatacgtaaatatattTAGATGTCAACTAATTAGTTGTGTAAAAATGTGTAGTTGCTCCGGTAATAATCCGTACTATATGTGGATGTCAAGTATTTAGGAGTGTCAGTATTTGTAGTAGTTTCGAAAAAGGTCCGTAATATAGGCAGTCCAGTCAAATATATTAATCTgtcaatatttgtagttgctacggcaaatattcgtaatataCTTGTAGGTGTGTGAATTCTATTAGTTGCTCCATTAATATTCTGTAATATATAGCTAggtaatatatagacatgtctaatatttgttagtggggatattaagttgttgcttaatacttgtatttcgTTGTTGAAAAAAAAATAGGTGAGTCGAGATGTCCGATGTAGTGAAGTTCAGATTTTACTACGGTCCTGGTACTGTCCAAACAACTGAGATGGGAGCAGATCTGAGTGAATTTACTCACATAGAGGTGCCAATGAGCGcaccacaaacatggtctgtcagtcagttgaaagaatggattgcggcaagtttaggtcttgatactgaaacacacaccgtcggtgttcatgcattgtggacacggtcaagttcaataatttacttttatttgaggccaatagagggagactccgattgggtgcggtggttacaaggttgtgaacgaaggggatgcaatcctgttgctttagtgcttcccatcgtgaaggaggtcactgcacatgaaggcgagggtggctatgaaggacagagcagtcaggtagaaggaggaaatgcttatggttacgaacaaggacagagcagtcaggtagaaggaggaaatgctgatggttatgaaccagggcagagtagtcaggtagaaggaggaaatgccgatggtgattacaatggcgaggtggacgctgacgaggtagatgggcacatgcagaaccagatggaagaagaagacaccgaTGTTGAAAGGGGTCATGCCGATGATTCTGATGAGTCAGAtaagaagaaaatgcagaggaggtCCCGAATCCTGCATGGTGGAATCATGACTTATCATCTGCAATGACCGTGAATGATGGACATGATTCAGCCTGGCAATATCACCAGAACAATATTGCGACGGGTTCTATGTATCTGAACAAGCAAGCCCTGAAGGATGCAATAATTAATTGGGTAATGTCCACGCAAAGGGTTTTCACAGCTCAGGTGTCCAGTCAGAAATTCCTAACAATGGTATGCAAGAACGCAGATTGTCCCGCCAGGGTGCACggctttctccctaagtatggcacaagttgggtgataagtgacttagttaatcacacttgtcttattccctgcatccctcaagatcatgccaacctttcatccacgcttattgctcgattgttttacgatgagatagtgcagggcaaagctatggaagtgaaggcagtccagacaaaagtcttcgccaggttcaagtacagaatttcttatggcaaggcttggagggctaagcatgcggcgcttgagaggagatttggttcttattttgatgcatatgactctgttgtccacctcctccacaccctgcagcagcggaatccaggcacctatattgatatccaagacatgttcatgccagagttcccaactgtgagggtgttgcatcgtctcttcttctctttcggtgtatgcatcgaagctttcaagcattgccgaccggtgatatgtgttgacggtacttttctcacaggcaagtacaagggtcagatcctgacagccataggtcaagacggccaaaatcaagtcgtcccactagcatttgcttttgtggagagtgagAATGTGGCGCCCccaatttgaccgtacactaatcatgcacgcaaatgtgtacgatcaagatcagggactcacgggaagatatcacaacacaactctaaaacataaataagtcatacaagcatcataatacaagccaggggcctcgagggctcgaatacaagtgcttgatcacagacgagtcagcggaagcaacaatatctgagtacagacacaagttaaacaagtttgccttaagaaggctagcacaaactgggatacagatcgaacgaggcgcaggcctcctgcctgggatcctcctaactactcctggtcgtcgtcagcgggctgcacgtagtagtagtcacctccagtgtcgtaggtgtcgtcgacgacggtggcatctggctcctggactccagcatctggttgcgacaaccagataaaaaggaaagggggaaaagagggagagaagcaaccgtgagtactcatccaaagtactcgcaagcaaggagctacactacatatgcatgggtatatgtgtaaagggtcatatcagtggactgaactgcagaatgccagaataagagggggatagctattcctgtcgaagactacgcttctggccatctccatcttgcagcatgtagaagagagtagattgaagtcctccaagtagcatcgcatagcataatcctacccggcgatcccctcctcgtcgccctgttagagagcggtcaccgggttgtatctggcacttggaagggtgtattttattcagtatccggttctagttgtcataaggtcaaggtacaactccgggtcgtccttttaccgagggacacgactattcgaatagacaaacttccctgcaggggtgcaccacataacccaacacgctcgatcccatttggccggacacacttttctgggtcatgcccggcctcgtaagatcaacacgtcgcagattgaaaggatcgatacggtcgactagagggggggtgaataggagactacaaattttactctttcttgtcaattttaaggcttagcggataaaaaagggttcactagatatgcaactaggtgaacacaacctatatgacaagcaagtTCTAAGCTAAGtatgctaggcaacaaactaattagcaagccaactagcatacaaggctaagtaaagtgcgggaaaggaataaccacaagtgagacgaggacgcggattttatcccgaagttcactcttccttggggaagagctactctccatttggagcggtgccggagccaaagcttgcggaacgccaccgaaggctcaccgtaatctccttcgagtcacccccaacggatgagcctcgaatcactcggggttggtcttgaaggcgaccaccacacctttacaaacttctccggagcacaccacaagcaaggaagctttcggaggaacctctaaccgcctaggagcccaagctccaagagtaacaagtcatggtggatgaatgttgcgaggaatgcgatttggtttggtcaaagtgtagatcgggtcttgctctcccaatccccaaagtttcaacaagattgggtggagggattgagagtagtgagcaaaatgggatgtagcaatggaggagctcaacaagacattagggttcctggatggaggaggaagaagggggcttttatagtgttcttggccgggggggggggggggatttctgcccgttggaccccgtgcgcacgggccaagtcagccccgtgcgcacggggtgtccagtgagatgcgaggtaccccgtgcgcacgggccaagtcagccccgtgcgcacggggtgtccagtgagtttcgaggtaccccgtgcgcacgggccaagtcagcctcgtgcgcacggggtgtccagaaatattctgactaccccgtgcgcacgggggtcagagacaccgtgcacacggggtgtccagaagatttctgatgaaaacatcacaggacaccacggcaaagcacacaacaagtggaatatctgaggaggtgtaggagggctggtgtatctgtcttggaggcattcccacacgacactaattccacgaagacccctcttgatagtgcggttttacctacgactcaaatcgaaccaaaacgaaaaaccttcgagtcgccggtaaccacgcctttgatctttttggactggggggtcgcacacctccatcaatggacaccttggaaccaatgtcctgagataaactttagcaaccaacattagttccactaactacattgtcatcacaccaaaatataatctaagtgatacttgcactttcaatctccccctttttggtgcatTGATGACAACATGGTTAGGACATGGCATATAGGATACAACTTAAGTAAACAGCCATGCGACAATAGTTGATCAAAGGAGCTCCCCCTATATATGTGCAAGGAAAAAAATGCTTGATTATGCATCAAGCACACACATATGAGTCTCCCC is drawn from Aegilops tauschii subsp. strangulata cultivar AL8/78 chromosome 1, Aet v6.0, whole genome shotgun sequence and contains these coding sequences:
- the LOC109787241 gene encoding heat shock 70 kDa protein 6, chloroplastic; the encoded protein is MATTTFPTSTPFFVHHGARRPSVNLRTAAVVYGRGGRRWRPLRVACEKVVGIDLGTTNSAVAAMEGGKPTIVTNAEGARTTPSVVAYTKAGDRLVGQIAKRQAVVNPENTFFSVKRFIGRKMNEVAEESKQVSYRLVRDDNGNVKLDCPAIGKQFAAEEISAQVLRKLVDDASKFLNDKVTKAVITVPAYFNDSQRTATKDAGRIAGLDVLRIINEPTAASLAYGFEKKNNETILVFDLGGGTFDVSVLEVGDGVFEVLSTSGDTHLGGDDFDKRIVDWLAGSFKNDEGIDLLKDKQALQRLTEAAEKAKMELSSLTQTNISLPFITATADGPKHIETTLTRGKFEELCSDLLDRLRTPVDNSLRDAKLSLKEIDEVILVGGSTRIPAVQDLVKKMTGKDPNVTVNPDEVVALGAAVQAGVLSGDVSDIVLLDVTPLSLGLETLGGVMTKIIPRNTTLPTSKSEVFSTAADGQTSVEINVLQGEREFVRDNKSLGSFRLDGIPPAPRGVPQIEVKFDIDANGILSVAAVDKGTGKKQDITITGASTLPKDEVEKMVEEAEKFAAEDKEKRDAIDTKNQAESVIYQTEKQLKELGDKVPGDVKEKVEGKLKELQDAVAGGSTQTIKDALAALNQEVMQLGQSLYQQQGSGPTPGADGAADSTGPSEKTGDGGDVIDADFTDSN
- the LOC109787240 gene encoding uncharacterized protein, giving the protein MRKVCPNLDREDGLDTVLEVPVPELHQEVPARRRRTVNLKAWMRSHMHIDHQHMHRRDGVQAMLGVMGAPLVPQPVQPRRPMGGRDSKEPLELSKARYIVEQYVAAAGGEAALSAATSMFAMGKVRMSSTTSKSSKATKKGMGEVHGGFVVWQKKPELWCVEMVVASGTKMSAGSDGKVAWRQTPWQQQAHASRGLPRPIRRCVQGLDPKSTADLFSSAASVGEEAVDGVDCFVLRVDAEPSALHARSGADVEVIRHALWGYFSQRTGLLVRLEDSHLLRIPRPADAASASMYWETTMASTIGDYRPVDGINIAHAGRTVVSVSPFTRAAGAVDEADADVDARRKRPCTCMEETWSIEEVEFNIAGLSTECFLPPRDLVLSDSKDQPRHNKEQGDKAAKGARDGDGGCGIRAAVPRKPLVPVVTGLGWFGPAKVAAVDTLDAADESKDTTYASTR